Proteins from a single region of Trichoderma asperellum chromosome 3, complete sequence:
- a CDS encoding uncharacterized protein (EggNog:ENOG41~antiSMASH:Cluster_3.1): MNVHAPFPVTVHPYRSGYAAYESGPTGRKNAIVFIGGLGDGPHSVQYLRTVSKHLEEAKNLSYSLFEFLRSSFSGFGTGSLADDVADITTLVKYLRDIGKDKVVLFGQLNWLSGLCGIRKLRQA, from the exons ATGAATGTCCATGCCCCCTTCCCAGTTACAGTCCATCCCTACCGCTCCGGCTATGCAGCCTACGAATCAGGCCCGACCGGGCGCAAGAatgccatcgtcttcattgGGGGTTTAGGAGACGGGCCACATTCTGTACAGTATCTCCGGACAGTTTCAAAGCATCTCGAAGAGGCCAAGAATCTGAGTTATTCCCTCTTTGAGTTTCTAAGAAGCTCCTTTTCAGGGTTCGGTACTGGGTCTCTCGCTGATGATGTTGCCGACATCACTACGCTTGTCAAGTATTTGAGAGATATTGGAAAGGACAAAGTCGTGCTTTTTGGCCAACTCAACTGGCTGTCAG GATTGTGTGGAATACGCAAATTACGCCAAGCATAA
- a CDS encoding uncharacterized protein (EggNog:ENOG41~antiSMASH:Cluster_3.1), producing MIAAGKADHIAPREVIPPSLGPAVSAYRLRSLLAKGGDEDFFSSDLDDAIVKKIWGRFDKPVLVLHSEKDENVPHNVDQRKLNKLYQQAGAQISSLSDLIPNTGHTVRRDSAREWLGERVIKFLETLA from the exons ATGATTGCAGCCGGTAAAGCAGACCACATTGCTCCCAGAGAGGTCATCCCACCATCGCTGGGCCCTGCAGTTTCAGCGTACAGGCTAAGATCATTGCTGGCAAAAGG GGGCGATGAggattttttctcttctgacCTTGACGATGCCATTGTCAAGAAAATATGGGGCCGCTTCGATAAGCCTGTCCTGGTGCTACATTCAGAAAAGGATGAAAATGTACCACACAATGTGGACCAAAGAAAGTTGAACAAGCTTTACCAGCAGGCAGGGGCTCAAATTAGCTCTCTATCAGATTTGATACCAAATACCGGCCACACTGTTCGACGAGACTCGGCTCGTGAATGGTTGGGGGAGAGGGTTATTAAATTCTTGGAGACACTGGCTTGA
- a CDS encoding uncharacterized protein (EggNog:ENOG41~antiSMASH:Cluster_3.1): MPSVFCSLKNMAGAQNEIIQPCDAPDPDTSPISRQRDQPPLQEDDITQRSISAQNLSTQFLEQPYDSVTGHQYEFDDNFDDDSWGLGNMASAAPYTPHTVAPLSTSSCVLYPPSSQSKSVIADGNISQENFTSLSLLPKAYWESYTQSAASDFGQSNLNTTNPPKIGTRFSRESSKLLIKWFEDHYSYPYPSKEETETLQHQTGLSKTQIKNWLANTRRREKMHQSIKSSRKATAEINFDIVSIDMPKRPDTPTVQTRRNHHTMGPLERWVDSPPESEPATVTAIAKAVKSAKSSRSWPLSKSIDDGSGRSINETSDNSYGTSSGSSLASIYSYGSSDSFTGGAALVRSRSRRRRRRLLPRPRRSLMRNKQHPFQCTFCAESFKTKYDWQRHEKTLHIPLERWLCSPDGPRAIDSETGQLVCVFCGISEPNDSHISGHNPNSCQERRFNRKDHLKQHLHLVHKSKLIDAITEGWKTSTTIIRSRCGFCGAHLDSWNDRVEHLADHFKMGKTMDNWTGDWGFEDAITDTLENAIPPYLLGEERNSPFPFEASDISPESPRTAYELLVVELSCFVETHQEKTGQIPGNDAMQLEACRIIFASEISSLEIDTKPSWLRDLVLSNEIITTQAQFLPIRTPSEGRLRTLEIRGKKTLFEECSLEAQLHNFVLTEAMVNQSAISNAILQVEACKILIQMQHSLNLSLSDFVYTWFMALLQSSSTDWLSHFRRRAYLPAAQSSSSPTFPALIGHRTSWTASGAILDPPYIDTNEFDALRIFKEEAINGIGPNNKPLLNEPCLAWHGQMPMSSGAIMLSSSQSFIPSKAPLLDEELFTRRRLSSGVAANPVSEASRRSFPLTQADGLQMGSYRLHDPNFYKWLGRELGRWVTSIMSPNNPNCHIPSDKEIQHHARFLMYDDDDPWNQTVADNSEWLHRFKVGVGIVTE, translated from the exons ATGCCCTCAGTTTTCTGCAGTCTGAAGAACATGGCGGGAGCTCAGAATGAAATTATCCAGCCTTGTGACGCCCCAGATCCCGACACCTCTCCAATTTCTAGGCAACGAGATCAACCGCCCCTCCAAGAAGACGACATCACGCAGCGCAGCATTTCAGCCCAAAATTTAAGCACACAATTTTTGGAGCAGCCTTATGATTCAGTAACTGGACATCAGTATGAATTTGACGATAACTTTGATGATGACTCCTGGGGTTTGGGAAATATGGCATCCGCAGCGCCATATACACCTCACACCGTAGCTCCATTGAGTACCAGCTCTTGCGTCCTTTATCCTCCATCAAGTCAGAGCAAATCTGTCATAGCCGATGGAAATATTTCTCAAGAAAATTTTACTTCTCTATCGCTACTCCCTAAGGCGTATTGGGAATCGTATACCCAATCTGCAGCGTCAGATTTTGGCCAATCTAATCTCAACACCACGAATCCCCCGAAGATAGGCACGCGTTTCTCTAGAGAATCATccaaattattaataaagtggTTTGAGGACCACTATAGCTATCCGTATCCAagtaaagaagaaacagaaacacTACAACATCAGACTGGTCTATCTAAAACGCAGATAAAAAACTGGCTCGCTAATACTAGGCGGCGAGAAAAGATGCACCAAAGCATCAAATCTTCCCGGAAGGCAACAGCTGAAATCAATTTCGATATAGTATCGATAGATATGCCCAAACGACCTGATACACCTACAGTCCAGACAAGGCGTAATCACCATACTATGGGACCTCTTGAACGCTGGGTTGACTCCCCCCCGGAGAGTGAGCCTGCAACAGTCACTGCTATTGCCAAAGCAGTCAAAAGTGCTAAATCGTCACGAA GTTGGCCGCTGTCGAAATCTATAGACGATGGGTCCGGTCGGTCTATCAACGAGACGTCAGACAATAGCTATGGGACATCTAGTGGTAGTTCACTTGCTTCCATATACTCCTATGGCTCCAGCGACTCTTTCACGGGGGGCGCAGCTCTAGTGCGTAGCAGGTCACGTCGTCGAAGACGAAGGCTACTGCCAAGGCCGAGGAGATCTCTTATGCGCAACAAACAGCATCCATTCCAATGTACCTTCTGTGCCGAATCATTCAAAACTAAATACGACTGGCAGCGGCATGAAAAGACTCTTCACATACCTCTTGAGCGGTGGCTATGCTCTCCAGACGGACCGCGCGCCATCGACAGCGAAACTGGCCAGCTAGTGTGTGTCTTCTGCGGTATTTCGGAGCCAAACGATAGCCATATAAGTGGCCATAACCCGAATTCTTGCCAAGAACGAAGATTTAATAGGAAAGACCATCTTAAACAACATTTACACCTCGTACACAAGTCGAAACTGATAGACGCGATCACGGAGGGCTGGAAAACGTCCACTACAATAATTCGATCCCGTTGTGGATTTTGTGGGGCCCATCTGGACTCGTGGAATGACCGAGTTGAGCATTTAGCTGACCATTTTAAAATGGGCAAGACTATGGATAATTGGACGGGTGACTGGGGTTTTGAAGACGCCATCACAGATACACTTGAAAACGCAATTCCACCTT ATCTTCTaggtgaagagagaaatagtCCGTTTCCGTTCGAAGCAAGTGATATTTCACCAGAATCCCCTCGTACTGCATACGAACTACTCGTCGTAGAGCTCTCATGCTTTGTTGAAACTCATCAAGAAAAGACTGGGCAGATTCCTGGTAATGACGCCATGCAACTCGAAGCTTGCCGCATTATTTTTGCCTCCGAGATATCATCGTTAGAAATAGACACCAAACCCTCATGGCTGCGTGACCTAGTCCTGTCGAACGAGATTATTACTACTCAAGCGCAGTTTCTTCCTATACGAACACCATCTGAGGGAAGGCTTCGAACACTAGAGATTaggggaaagaaaacacTATTTGAAGAATGTTCTCTTGAAGCGCAACTTCATAATTTCGTTCTTACCGAGGCTATGGTCAATCAAAGCGCCATATCCAATGCAATATTGCAAGTCGAGGCTTGTAAAATACTCATACAAATGCAACACAGCTTAAACCTGTCCTTATCTGATTTTGTGTACACGTGGTTTATGGCGCTACTTCAATCTTCCTCGACTGACTGGCTCAGCCACTTTAGGCGACGTGCGTATCTTCCCGCCGCTCAAAGTAGTAGCTCGCCTACATTTCCGGCTTTGATCGGGCATCGGACCTCATGGACTGCATCTGGTGCAATTCTGGACCCCCCATATATTGATACTAACGAGTTTGACGCTCTcagaatatttaaagaagagGCTATCAATGGGATTGGGCCAAATAATAAACCTTTGCTCAATGAACCATGCTTGGCTTGGCATGGACAGATGCCGATGAGTTCCGGGGCCATCATGCTGTCATCATCCCAGTCATTTATTCCATCCAAGGCGCCGTTACTGGACGAAGAACTCTTCACCCGCAGGCGGTTAAGTTCTGGAGTAGCGGCCAATCCCGTTTCAGAAGCAAGCAGAAGATCGTTCCCTTTAACTCAAGCTGATGGCCTTCAAATGGGATCTTATAGGCTCCATGATCCCAATTTTTACAAGTGGTTGGGCCGGGAGCTGGGCCGCTGGGTGACTTCTATCATGTCTCCAAATAACCCAAATTGCCATATACCGTCCGACAAAGAGATTCAACATCATGCTCGGTTCTTGATGTATGATGA CGATGACCCATGGAATCAGACGGTAGCGGATAACTCAGAATGGTTGCACCGTTTTAAAGTGGGTGTTGGCATTGTTACAGAATAG
- a CDS encoding uncharacterized protein (EggNog:ENOG41~antiSMASH:Cluster_3.1~TransMembrane:12 (i46-69o89-110i117-135o147-168i175-198o204-226i281-300o312-333i354-377o383-408i415-437o449-470i)~SMCOG1005:Drug resistance transporter, EmrB/QacA), protein MGQEKSSQPESGTPSQLASTQLTTNHAIEWNQHPSNPFNWRLWQKWATMGIACWVTFIVGLNATSITTASNTISSKFHLSSGGALDVSFFSSTAWNAAAAVGPLVTLPLMDTYGVRAGYVTYFILFCIFLIPQALAENFTTLVVCRVFAGVFGGTLQNAADGIAANMFPFHSERALPLTVYVISLLLGVTMGPVLGAIGEPLGWRWIIWIQLIICGASTPLVIMFMRENRGSVIRSRLYKASILADQDEIKESPARVLAQTISRSAVLLTMEPTIISMTTWSSFTFGLIFISTQSVPLVFTDVYGWSETSGGIVQVSIGVGQLLGFAACLVQNKVYTRSAASNKGTAGAPFPESILYLSIPSTAIALAGGLFMYGWGIFQSHWIVPAIGLSLTGFAITVVVHAVTIYVTDEYATCAASAIAAVAFGENLFAAFLPLAAKPMYLRLGIQWASTLLASVALLLTLAPIILVCRRRDIRHKPTITRV, encoded by the exons ATGGGCCAGGAAAAGTCTTCACAGCCAGAGTCGGGCACTCCATCACAGTTGGCTTCAACCCAGCTTACGACCAATCATGCGATTGAATGGAACCAGCATCCCTCCAATCCATTCAATTGGCGGTTGTGGCAAAAATGGGCAACGATGGGTATAGCATGCTGGGTTACATTTATTGTTGGACTTAATGCCACCTCCATCACGACCGCTTCGAACACCATTTCATCGAAGTTTCATTTGTCAAGTGGTGGCGCGCTGGATGtcagctttttttcttcaacagcATGGAATGCCGCAGCGGCAGTAGGCCCTTTGGTCACGTTACCTTTGATGGACACATATGGTGTGAGGGCCGGATATGTG ACCTACTTCATTCTCTTTTGCATCTTCCTCATACCACAAGCTCTAGCCGAAAACTTTACAACCCTTGTGGTCTGTCGTGTGTTTGCCGGTGTTTTTGGCGGTACACTGCAGAATGCGGCTGATGGCATTGCTGCTAACATGTTCCCATTTCACTCCGAGCGCGCGTTGCCCTTGACTGTATACGTAATTTCGCTTCTTTTGGGTGTTACAATGGGTCCTGTATTGGGCGCTATTGGGGAGCCGCTGGGATGGCGCTG GATCATCTGGATTCAACTCATCATCTGCGGCGCCTCTACCCCCCTTGTCATTATGTTCATGAGAGAGAATCGAGGTTCCGTTATCCGTAGTCGTCTCTATAAGGCTAGCATATTAGCCGATCAGGATGAGATAAAGGAATCTCCGGCGCGGGTTCTCGCGCAAACAATTTCCCGCAGTGCAGTACTTCTTACCATGGAACCGACTATCATATCCATGACCACCTGGTCTTCATTCACATTCGgtcttatttttatttcgaCTCAGTCGGTACCACTTGTCTTTACGGACGTTTATGGCTGGTCCGAGACCAGTGGTGGTATTGTGCAAGTCAGCATAGGGGTTGGGCAGCTTTTAGGGTTCGCAGCCTGTTTGGTACAAAACAAGGTCTACACCCGTAGTGCAGCCTCCAACAAGGGGACAGCGGGAGCGCCATTCCCCGAGTCTATCTTGTACCTTTCAATTCCAAGCACGGCTATTGCTCTAGCCGGTGGGCTTTTCATGTACGGTTGGGGCATTTTCCAGTCGCACTGGATTGTTCCTGCGATAGGATTGAGTCTTACTGGGTTTGCAATTACTGTAGTTGTGCATGCAGTTACCATATACGTTACCGATGAGTACGCAACTTGTGCCGCGAGCGCCATCGCAGCCGTGGCATTTGGGGAGAATCTCTTTGCGGCATTTCTACCTCTGGCTGCGAAACCGATGTATTTACGTTTAGGTATTCAGTGGGCAAGCACATTACTAGCATCAGTCGCTTTATTGTTGACATTGGCGCCTATTATACTTGTATGTAGAAGGCGTGATATTCGACACAAACCCACTATTACTAGGGTGTAG
- a CDS encoding uncharacterized protein (EggNog:ENOG41~antiSMASH:Cluster_3.1), whose protein sequence is MGRYIKPRAEQLGLVAPGQKYNTGFGLKIGLEVGAATAGSFHCLHYELVDTRSPKPEATIWDHSFGIVVNDITYATIMNRFRPGWVYNTTDPDLEKGDTIEDLREKLGLNPQKQEKPVDEYNASYPLTAKAIFTFGLKVDLASRVLSVTASLFQEWIVPVSSAVFT, encoded by the exons ATGGGACGATACATCAAacccagagcagagcagcttGGGCTAGTTGCCCCTGGCCAAAAATACAATACTGGCTTTGGCCTAAAGATCGGCTTGGAAGTTGGTGCTGCAACAGCTGGCTCTTTCCATTGCCTACAT TACGAGCTTGTCGATACCCGATCCCCGAAACCAGAGGCGACTATTTGGGACCATAGCTTTGGTATCGTTGTTAACGA TATCACCTATGCTACTATCATGAACCGATTCCGACCGGGCTGGGTGTATAATACTACGGACCCTGATCTAGAGAAAGGAGACACAATTGAGGACCTTAGGGAAAAACTTGGCCTCAATCCACAAAAGCAGGAAAAGCCTGTGGATGAATACAATGCATC CTACCCACTGACCGCAAAGGCTATTTTCACTTTCGGACTCAAGGTCGACCTTGCGTCGCGAGTGCTTTCCGTGACGGCGAGTCTATTTCAG GAGTGGATTGTGCCGGTGAGCTCAGCGGTTtttacttaa
- a CDS encoding uncharacterized protein (antiSMASH:Cluster_3.1~EggNog:ENOG41~MEROPS:MER0030163~SMCOG1036:alpha/beta hydrolase fold protein) codes for MVSYATAEPQFIEVNGICFAYLRFGSAAKNTIPLVFLQHFRGTFDHWDPQLLDPISTSREVILLDNSGVGKSNGTVPGTYAKWADNVRLVVKALGIPQIDLFGFSMGGFAAQMVALNYPTLVRKLILAGTGPSAGEGVESGDPAATGRLAAASNDEEERGGFLETFYSLTPGKQTLGDKWWNRMTTARSNRSDYVGSEGTKAQIEAVLRWTNREYASEGSYDRLHEIKIPVLVANGDNDIIIPTVNSWVMFKRLSNADAHFHLYPDVGHGFLNEYAGQFSSLINQFLDN; via the coding sequence ATGGTATCTTATGCAACTGCTGAGCCTCAGTTTATTGAGGTCAATGGTATTTGTTTTGCCTATCTCCGGTTCGGCTCAGCAGCCAAAAACACTATCCCTCTTGTGTTTCTTCAGCATTTTAGAGGCACTTTTGACCACTGGGATCCTCAGTTGCTTGATCCTATCTCAACTAGTCGTGAAGTCATCCTACTGGATAATTCCGGCGTTGGAAAGAGCAACGGCACAGTCCCAGGTACTTATGCTAAATGGGCTGATAATGTGCGCCTTGTTGTAAAGGCATTAGGCATCCCGCAGATTGACCTGTTTGGCTTCTCTATGGGAGGTTTTGCAGCTCAAATGGTGGCTCTTAACTACCCAACTCTTGTTCGCAAGCTTATCCTTGCGGGAACTGGACCGAGCGCCGGCGAAGGCGTTGAGAGTGGCGATCCGGCCGCAACTGGGCGTCTAGCTGCGGCCTCcaatgatgaggaggagcgcGGTGGCTTTTTAGAAACATTTTACTCTTTGACACCTGGGAAGCAGACCCTAGGCGACAAGTGGTGGAATCGTATGACAACTGCTCGCTCAAACAGGTCTGACTATGTGGGATCTGAGGGCACGAAGGCGCAAATTGAGGCAGTTCTTCGCTGGACAAACCGTGAATATGCGTCAGAAGGTTCATATGACCGCCTGCATGAGATTAAGATCCCCGTGCTTGTCGCAAATGGCGATAATGACATTATCATCCCAACTGTCAACAGCTGGGTTATGTTCAAGAGGTTGAGCAACGCCGATGCTCATTTCCACTTGTACCCGGATGTGGGACATGGGTTCCTGAACGAGTACGCGGGTCAATTTTCGAGCCTAATCAACCAGTTCCTGGATAACTAA
- a CDS encoding putative secondary metabolism biosynthetic enzyme (EggNog:ENOG41~antiSMASH:Cluster_3.1~SMCOG1019:aminotransferase) has product MASLAKFHLAEWIHENSEHAKYNIAGSAAPSLTLRELISLSGSPSETEAALKFDKLPLGLGTNQGSLELRTRLAALYNEKIQPENFLTTPGATGANLIVFQSFLRPGDHVICMYPTYTQLSNLSKSIGCDVSLWRLDPNNEWCLDMAELRVLIRPSTTKMIILNNPNNPTGSVLDAKAQLEILEIAQQHGVIVVADEIFRPLYHNRITIPSFVEHEYTKVITTSSMSKAWGMSGVRIGWIVCRDQDLTDLMSSTKQYIAQATSNIDEAIATECLSLRCRPAILKRHLEYAQQNLELLEAFVKKNSDMCTWIRPTAGGTAFVKYHTISGDAIDDVQFCQDLLKDYGVLLSPGSICFGEETPANWQGYARMHITVSPENMQKALLKISTLLGEKRKTAKYS; this is encoded by the exons ATGGCGTCACTTGCTAAATTTCATCTTGCTGAG TGGATCCACGAGAATTCTGAGCATGCGAAATACAATATTGCAGGCAGTGCCGCTCCGAGCTTGACACTGCGCGAGCTGATATCACTGTCTGGCAGCCCGAGTGAAACTGAAGCTGCGCTCAAGTTTGATAAACTACCTTTGGGCTTGGGCACCAATCAAGGTTCTCTGGAGCTACGGACAAGGCTCGCAGCATTGTACAATGAAAAGATTCAGCCTGAGAACTTCTTGACGACACCAGGGGCAACAGGCGCCAACCTCATTGTCTTTCAGAGTTTTCTCAGGCCGGGTGATCATGTGATCTGCATGTATCCTACATACACACAGCTATCGAATTTGTCTAAAAGCATTGGGTGTGATGTTTCTCTATGGAGACTTGACCCCAACAATGAATGGTGCCTCGATATGGCTGAGCTTCGTGTTCTTATTAGGCCCTCCACTACTAAAATGATTATACTAAACAACCCTAATAATCCCACCGGCTCTGTGCTTGACGCCAAAGCCCAGCTTGAAATATTGGAAATTGCACAGCAACACGGCGTCATAGTAGTTGCTGATGAAATCTTCCGACCACTATACCACAACCGAATAACAATCCCATCATTCGTGGAGCATGAGTATACCAAAGTCATTACAACTAGCTCAATGAGTAAAGCATGGGGCATGTCCGGCGTCAGAATTGGATGGATCGTTTGCCGTGACCAGGATCTCACGGATCTTATGTCAAGCACGAAGCAATACATCGCTCAAGCCACAAGCAATATTGACGAGGCAATTGCAACAGAGTGCTTGAGCCTTCGTTGTCGGCCAGCGATCTTAAAACGACATCTTGAGTATGCACAACAGAACTTGGAGCTTTTAGAAGCCTTTGTTAAGAAGAATAGCGACATGTGTACCTGGATACGGCCTACTGCAGGAGGGACAGCATTTGTGAAGTATCATACTATAAGCGGGGATGCCATTGATGACGTCCAATTCTGCCAAGACCTCCTGAAGGATTATGGGGTCCTGCTCAGTCCTGGGAGTATCTGTTTTGGTGAGGAAACACCAGCCAACTGGCAGGGATACGCACGAATGCATATCACAGTGTCCCCGGAAAACATGCAGAAAGCCCTTCTAAAGATTAGTACTCTCCTGGGCGAGAAGCGCAAAACAGCAAAGTATTCCTAG
- a CDS encoding uncharacterized protein (CAZy:GH18~SECRETED:SignalP(1-20)) produces MVHSLAYLGALLAALPSARAGFNASSTQNIAVYWGQNSANQANSQLRLSTYCANAEIDIIPIGFMNGISPVITNFANAGNNCTAFADNANALNCPQIEEDIITCQQTYGKTILISLGGGSYSQGGFSSASAATSAAQTVWNMFGPVNPNSNVDRPFGSAVVDGVDFDFESGVNNLATFATELRSLMDASASSANRKFYLSAAPQCVYPDYADNPALNGTVSFDFIMIQYYNNGCGVSSYVPGATTQWNYNFDVWDNWAHTVSKNPNVKILLGIAANTGAASGYVSGTQLSAVISFTKQYSSFAGIMMWDMSQLYENSGFLDQVVSDLAASGSSPPATTSTGASKTTSTSGSSTSPTGGSGGSVPQWGQCGGEGYTGPTQCQSPYKCVVSSVWWSSCQ; encoded by the exons ATGGTTCACTCATTGGCTTATCTAGGAGCCTTGCTGGCCGCTCTGCCATCGGCACGTGCCGGCTTCAACGCTAGCTCGACGCAAAACATTGCTGTGTACTGGG GTCAAAACTCGGCAAATCAAGCAAACTCTCAGCTACGCTTGTCTACCTACTGTGCCA ACGCTGAAATAGAT ATCATCCCGATTGGTTTCATGAATGGCATCAGCCCAGTCATTACGAACTTCGCCAATGCAGGCAATAATTGCACTGCCTTCGCTGATAATGCTAACGCGCTTAATTGCCCCCAGATAGA GGAGGACATCATTACATGTCAGCAAACATATGGCAAGACAATCCTGATCTCACTAGGAGGCGGATCTTATAGCCAGGGCGGTTTCTCGTCCGCTAGTGCTGCTACATCTGCGGCCCAGACAGTTTGGAACATGTTTGGTCCTGTCAATCCAAACAGCAATGTAGATCGCCCATTTGGCTCCGCAGTGGTTGACGGCGTTGATTTCGACTTTGAGTCTGGTGTCAATAACTTGGCCACTTTTGCCACTGAATTGCGGAGTTTAATGGACGCCTCTGCATCATCTGCGAACAGAAAGTTCTACCTGTCTGCTGCACCACAATGCGTCTACCCCGATTACGCTGACAACCCTGCCCTAAATGGTACGGTATCCTTCGACTTCATTATGATCCAATATTACAACAACGGATGCGGAGTCAGCAGCTATGTCCCAGGAGCAACGACCCAGTGGAACTACAACTTTGATGTCTGGGACAACTGGGCGCATACTGTTAGCAAGAACCCTAATGTAAAGATTCTGCTTGGTATCGCCGCCAACACTGGTGCTGCCAGTGGATACGTGTCCGGAACGCAACTTTCTGCGGTCATCTCATTCACCAAGCAATACTCAAGCTTTGCCGGTATTATGATGTGGGATATGTCCCAGCTATATGAAAATTCCGGTTTCCTGGACCAGGTTGTCAGTGATCTCGCCGCATCTGGCTCAAGCCCTCCagctactacttctactggCGCATCCAAGACTACTTCTACTAGTGGCAGTTCCACCAGCCCAACTGGGGGTAGCGGGGGTAGTGTACCGCAATGGGGTCAATGTGGAGGTGAAGGGTACACTGGCCCTACTCAATGCCAGTCGCCTTACAAGTGCGTTGTCAGCAGTGTCTGGTGGTCATCTTGCCAGTAA